A stretch of DNA from Glycine max cultivar Williams 82 chromosome 18, Glycine_max_v4.0, whole genome shotgun sequence:
TCATCTGAGTCCTCTCCACTGCCAAATAAATCAACCTCAAGAGCAGATAATTCCTTTTCATGATCTTTAAGAAGTTGGAGCAGTTCCTTGTAGCCTTTGCTCCATATCATCTTCCCAATAAAGTAGGCACCTTTGGTAAAGGCATGTTCTCCCTTCTGTTGTTGTTCCCTCTTTTTCTTGCCAATCTCAAGGAATTTCGGATTAACTCCATGAACATTACAGATGATGGAGCCAGTGTAATCCTGGGTGGCGGCAGATAATCTAATTACCTGTAAATATTCAGCTAATCAATTTCAAAAGAGTAAGCATGCAATGCTTGCAAGATTGTGATaaccattaatattattttcacagACTAATCATCCTAGTGAAGTCTCATTCTCATTTCTCACTAGGATGATATTCACTTACCTAAGTTGAGCATGTAAAGTTGCTCCCTAGAGGACAGCTTCATATTATCTTAGATTTTCATCCACACAAATGAACACACTAAGAAACATTATCACCACATTATCTTTACCTAACCAGAGCACACACATAATAAAAAGACCTGGAACTACTCATTCagaattaaagtaattaataaatcaaaatgAACTGATAAAACATTGTATGTCAGCCAAATTAGGATACCATGAATATTTAACAATTCAAGTCAATATGTTGTCTGCATTTCTTGTCTTGTGTCAAAGAAGAAATTTTAAGACAAAGATAAGGGATCcttaagaagaaagaaatataaagcaacaaaaaaaaagaaggcaaCAACAAAAGAAGCTATCCGATCCCTCTGCATCTGTTAGGTAACCCGCTTTAAAAAAGACCACATTACTTGCACCAAATAGAAGTCAATCACCTAAAGCTTATCTCAAATCGGTTTATGAACAAAATAAACCTCCCTAAAATACATGTTTCACTCCAACCAAATGCATAGATTGCAAATTGTCCAGTCCCTCAAGCTCATGCAAAGATGGGAAATTACAGATATTTACATTCTTTCAAATTgcattcaaacaaacacaaacgcACATATATTAGGTGgaacaatttaatattaatttgaatattgaATACATAAATACTATTTTCCATGATGATATAATAACTTGCCTTGTGACAATATATACTAACAACCCAGTTGTTTAAATATTTCAGCAAAAATGCTTGCATGACTccattcttctctctcttcacaTACTCCAAATAATTCGTATGAATTATCCCTATAACTAGTCTGAATTTAGTCTTCCATCTTTTCCCATGGTGATACCAAGTCAAGTGCTCAGGCTCCTCTAGAACAGCAATATCTGCAACTTTGTCAGGGATAATCTCTGAAATATCCCCAACAGCAAGAATGCTCCTTTTATCTCTAGAAAACTGCACTATGAGTATACAATAAATTAGCACAACTTACATAACAATAAGGTTTGCATAAAACAGAAATCAGAGGATTCTTAAGAGTAAAAGCTGACAGATGCTCATATCTATGACCAAATAACTTGCAAAAAAGCATATTAGACAGAATCTGAGACTCAAAACTATTTAGTAATGAGAGATTGCAAGTTCACATTGAAGACCTCAATTactaaaacaacatttttttcattatggCCAAACTTAGACTATGGCCTTTATTACACAAAAACAGTGAGTTGAGAAAATGAGAGATAACATAAGCAACAGAGAGAAAATATCAGACAGAATCTGAGACTCAAAACTATTTAGTAATGAGAGATTTACATAAAGTGTATGCTCTGATGCAGAGAGCAAGCTATGTAAAGGACCTCAATCAAATGCATCTAACCGATGCAGTTACCAAGAAAAGACAGACAGTAACCAACAACAGCCAACAGATCACATGGTGGCTACAGCTAACAGAACATTTAACAGCAACAGACATTTTACAGTTACAGCAAACAGTCCTATATACTCTGGTAGTCTTCATTTGGAAATGTGCATATTTCTGTGTTTTGGTGGGAAAGCTTCCAATTTTTCCTGTCAATGGAAAATgttaaaacacaaaaaattatcACCTTTCCTGGATAAAACTGTATGCTGAAACCAGATGTAAATCCAACTCTCTCCTCTAGCCACTGGCAGATATACTTCTCATGCTCTGAGGGTGAAGCAAATGTAATGTTGTTGGGATATACAAGTCTTTGATCTTTCAGAGATAACCAAGGGATCACCAAAGTGACATCTCTTTCCCCACTTTTGGCGAGATACGCGGCACGAAACAAAGGGTTCACAGCGGTTCCTGTCAACCATGGAAGGCTAGCAGTAGTAAAAATTGCAATATGCTCTTTCTTGTCCATCTCTGGGGGTTCAAATGAGAAATCCCATCATCATAGATTCAGAACTCCATTGCAGATGAAAATCACCAGCAAAATACTGCTTTAGAGGATAACTATGTGATCACTTcaactgcaaaaaaaaataaaacaaatattagcCGACATTTATACACAATGACACATATACGAGAGAAAAATGAACCAAACATGAACCGAAACAAATGTATAACAATACACATTAGtgcatattataatatttacaagTTTAAAAGCAACTGAAAGGCCTCCAAAAGTACATGTCAGGCACATTGGCACCACCTATTAAAGACAAAACAGCTTGAAAAATAAAGTGATAATGTCAATGAAAATTCATCCCTACCTCCTTCCAGAGATAAAAAGGTATATAGAAAAATTGCTAAAATCGAAAATAGGATTTAAGAAAAAGGTTGGTGCAGCCAGGACTATGCAGCTTTTTTCATAGTCACCATTGATTACACATTCCATAATCCATAATAACCATCAACCACCATGCATTTGATATCAAAAGGTTCTcatattttgatattaaaaagGATCGTGTCCCATCCCAATTtccaatttttctttgaaaCAATTCCATTTCATCCATCATAGAACAAATTAGAGGGAACACATCAAACAGGAAGCcagaaagaacaagaaaaaccaCAATTCATACCATTCATCAGAAACCAGCATCAAGCTTATGTTTTTCTTAAGGACTGATTAGTGATCATGATTGATTAGTAAGCCCCCAACAAAAGCATACTTCAGAAACCAGCAAAACCAGTTCAGTTTCCAAAACTATAATCCACCCTATTGAATCTCACATACCCTTTTAGTTCCTTTCTGTTTTTCGAATCTTGAACACcccaaaaatagaaactttacatataaatgttaacaaaaacgatagcaaataaaataagaaaataaaagggtGAAATTGTGGATATAAAATGTACCTTGAAGGGGTCAAGTAAAAGGGGAGAAGTAAAGAATGGTAAGGAAGGGAtcctagagagagagagacagagagaccAACAAGTTGGAGGAAAATGAATGGCGAAGAGAGAGAAACGAAGGGAATTAAGGAGAGAGAAATAGAATATAATCTCTATTCTGAGTAAACAGTGTCGTGGTGGTGAACGAAAAATCACAGccaagaggaaagaaaaatcaaacaaccATATCATTGATTTATCAATTCTATAGTACTAGTTTGATGACCCGTGACATGCACGGACGGATTATTGACtaattgatatgatttttttaattaaatatgtaaagcatataagataaaataaattttaattttttataaacacaAGATAAATAGTCAATTTCCCTAATGCATGTTTAAATATGTTAATCAAGAATTATATAACTGTATTATATAATAATCTAATctaattatgttataattagttaagaaaattatatacaaCCGACAgggatgtaaaaaaaattactgacgAGATAAATTGTAGTCAAGTCAATAAATGAGTTAAGTCATGAGATAGTAagcaagagaaaaaataaattcatattagAATTAttacagtaaattaaaaaaaaaaggctaaatTCATACTTTTATATGCTAAATAAAAACACACTCAATAAATGAATTAAGTTAGAGGAGAGTAAACATGTTAAAAATACATCTATATCTTACACTtgtttaaaaatgattatataatataaacttATGTTAGTCTTAAATCTATATAATAACCCTCTAGATTTAAGACAATAAGATTGCTTTTTCGTCAAGTGCATATAAATATTCTTCAATCGTAATAGTGAAACAAATTTATTGACATTTTAGCATTATGGATCAAGACAAGTTGGAAGTCAGATTCTTTTATGTAAAATGATAAGGAAAATTGTACCAATTTTGAGAAACTTAAGAAATAAAAGTTGAGAGTTTAGTTCTTGTTGCTTATATCAttgtgagaatttttttttatcagcatccTCCTAAGAATATATATCCATGTCTCAACtatatttcatttcaattttgcAATTTCCAATCCTTGAGAATATGGCATATGCTTGAGGGTAAACAATTTGCCTAACAATGGGCCCTATAAATATTAGAATGaagataacattttttatcagaatataaaaaatctaatatatgtaataaacatttattttatttatacatgtttGAAATGTTTATGTACTAAAAAAAGTTAAGTAAACAAAGACAATAAGTGGACtctaacacaattttttttctgcagGACAAAGACAA
This window harbors:
- the DGD2 gene encoding digalactosyldiacylglycerol synthase 2, chloroplastic, with the protein product MDKKEHIAIFTTASLPWLTGTAVNPLFRAAYLAKSGERDVTLVIPWLSLKDQRLVYPNNITFASPSEHEKYICQWLEERVGFTSGFSIQFYPGKFSRDKRSILAVGDISEIIPDKVADIAVLEEPEHLTWYHHGKRWKTKFRLVIGIIHTNYLEYVKREKNGVMQAFLLKYLNNWVVSIYCHKVIRLSAATQDYTGSIICNVHGVNPKFLEIGKKKREQQQKGEHAFTKGAYFIGKMIWSKGYKELLQLLKDHEKELSALEVDLFGSGEDSDEVQKAAEKLELAVRVHPARDHADALFHDYKLFLNPSTTDVVCTTTAEALAMGKIVVCANHPSNDFFKQFPNCWTYDDDDGFVKLTLKALAEQPAQPTDAQRHDLSWEAATKRFLKAADLDKPLERKLSRTTSNFLAASLNLQEKVDEASAYVHHVASGFEVSRRIFGAIPDSLQPDEELRKELGLTDASTK